The nucleotide window AGGGGAAATAATGAAAAGCTCATAAATTTTATTCTCGATAATCTTATTTTCAAGGCAAATTACTTTTTAGGTAGGTAGAAACTTGCTTAGTGCTATTATATACATGAAGGTGTTTGGAGGACCTAGCTCCCTTATGTAAATGCAAAGCTAACTTCTGGAAATGAAAATGTACTCTAATTTACTGACACTTATAAGTAAGGCAAACACCATTACTTAAACCAGTAAATGTCCTTAAGAATAGAAGCATTAACAGAATGCTTTATGCCACTGCCTCCTTCAATATTTTATTCAGCGATAGCATTGATGGACTTGGGTTAAAATCTAAAATCTTCTGTTGGACATTCACTTAGAAATTTTCTCTAAATAGGaagagaatattattttttttcttgtctgttctctccttccattttttcctctcctgccTTTTAGAGTTTGTCCCTAGAAAGTAGATATGCCAAACTATACACTTCAGACTGGCACATGATCACCAATCTCAAAGGAATCCTATGGAGACTGGCAGCTAACATATGTTACTCTTGGGAGCCAAAGACCTAGAGAGCATATACATCTCTGCTTGTCTgtagcctattttttttttaaattccattactGTTATTATTCTCTCCTCCTATTATTTCTCATCctctattcttttcttctttctcactctttcacTTACTCAACAAGTAACGCTTTGTCGAATATCCACTATGTATTAAGGGTGCTGGGCAAGATGAATATCCATCCCCCTCCATGCTTTCAGTCTGTCAGGAAAGATGGCTTAATTTTCATCCCAACTGCTCTTACTTATCATAAGGAATAGTCCACAATTTCCACTCATTTCAGTGTGAATAGAGGAAGTGGTAATTCAGGTGTTCCAAAACAAGATGCTCTAGTGGCTTCTCTCATATTCATCACACTAGAACTGCAAATGACTTCTGATTTATATGGGGGACATGAGATGGCTACAGCAGGGAATGTGCTCTTATCACTAATTCTAGGTGCATAGACTCTCATGAAGatgttttcctctttgtaaaGAAATAGTGGAGTTTAAAAGCTGTTGTCCCCAAACAGGTCAAGAGGCCCCAAAAGTAACCTGtagaaagatctttttttttaaccattattttttaaactattttttaagtttttatttatttatttttagagaagggagggagatagatagaggtagagatagagagagagagagagagggggagagagagacatcaatgtgtggttgctgggggttatggcctgcaacccaggaatgtaccctggctgggaatcaaacctgcgacacttcggtttgcagcccacgctcaatccactgagctacgtcagccagggcccaGAAAGATCTTTTGAGGTGCCCTAGGTaaatagtacatttattttttgaactatCAATTATTTCAAGAACCTTTGTTGCTCAATGGCTTTTCCATGTATATGAGAGGTTTTTTTCCAGAACCTCTTCAAGACTTTTTGGCTGACTATGACTTTGGTTGTGGGTTTTGTCTTAAAAAAGCAGAACTCAAAAGCCCCAGTTATGGAGCTGAATGCTTTGAATAAGGAACACTTCTTCTCAGGAACTTGAGGTGTTATAACAACCAGAGCCTTTTTAAACTTCATTATTCTCTCAAAACCCAttgtttacttaatatttttgtgtttaagtcacttttttaaaatcataggtTTATTCTTAAGGAGATAAAGCAATTCCTTAACTTCTTAAAGGAACGCTTTCGAAATGGTGTTCTTAGGTCAGTGGATGATtgactaaaagaaaaatggatttagACTCAAGTAAGTTGTAGAAGGCATGACCATCTCTTTGACTCACAAGAAATGAGTAtgatgagagaaaaggaatgGCAAAAAAGTGGCACACTTCTCTGAGTTATTTTCCCCCACTCACTAAAACCTCCCTTCCCAGGATAGCTTTAGTTAAGTTCCCGTGATGCTTTACTTCTGCAGATGTCTGGAGGCCATGATTAAGTACCTCACACTGTGGAAGAAAGAAGGGCAGGAGGAGCCCTATGTCAGCCTCACCCGAAAGAAGATGCTAATAAATGGCGAGGAGGTGATGATAGAATGGGAGGTGGGACACTCCATCCGGACTCTGGCTATGCACCGCAATGCTTACAAACGTATGTCACAGATCCAAGCTTTCCTGGGTTCAGTGCCCCAACTGACGTATCAGCTCTATGTGACTCTGATCTCTGCAGAGGTCCCCCTGGGTAGAGGTGAGTGGGGTCAAGATGGGGGAGGGCTCACTTAAATCAACCATCTTAGAAATCTAGACCTGAGCTATCCAATACAGTAGCCAACAGCTTCCTGTggctattaaaatgaaaaattaaagatttacaCTCTCAGTCACAATGGCTGTATTTCAAGTGTTCAATAGCTACATGTGGTTAGTGGTCACTTATTGGACAGCACGCACATTACAGAACACTTCCATCATTATAAAAAttctattggacagcacaggtAGATAGTCAAGGAACTTGGGGATCCAAACATCTCAGGTCTCCCAGATTTATTTAACTGGGATAagttatttagaataaaaatgcCATACATAAACTCTCTCTAGGCTAGTAATAAACTCTTTCAGAAGAAGCAAGTAATACCAATAGTCAGTAGAACATTTTTACTAGCCCAGAGTGTTTAAATTATACTGAAAATTGTTTGACTGGCTGTCTGTTTGACTGGCTGTCTGTTTGCttgggttggttggttggtttagGGATGACTATATTTAAATAAGAGGTTCCCAAATATTACTGATCATGaagctcctttttaaaattacattttctactAAGACCTGAATCAATCTGAATGTGGGGAAGgtaggaatctgtatttttttaatgtactctGTTGATTCTGATCAGCCACACTTGGGAGCCAGTGATATAATCACTTTTCCCAACTCCAGTGGGGCAAAATTTCTAAAATGGGTATAGAGTGAATACTGATGAGAGTCAGGCCTGGTCCCAGTTCTGACCTTCTTTGCGATCATCAGAGGAAGTTACCAAAGACATCTCTGTCTTAATTTCCCATTTGTAAAAGGGATCCTAAAATGAGTAAGACCTTCACCAGAAGATGAAATGTGAGTCAGTGTTTTCAAAGTCAAGATACAGTACTGTTAATGGGTTTTAATAGTTTAGGATTAGCCTGCTTGGGCTGGAACTGGTACAGCTCTGGGTACAACTTTGGACCATTTCCTTATTATTAGGTACTGACCTTACTTGGCAAAGCCCCATGTCTCAAATGTAAGGAGGaaattttcccctcttttgtatttttctccactAAGAATTGTTCATGAAGTTCTATTAGTCTTGAAGCTTTTCACACACCTCGAATGAACAATAGTGAAAGGAGAAAGATCTCTGGAAATGATGATACTTTTCCTCCTGAGAATTTTGATGGTCATCAAATCatctaattaaaatatgtatacaagccctggctggcgtagttcagtggattgagcatgggctgcgaaccaaagcattgcaggttcgattcccagtcagggcacatggcccccagcaaccgcacattgatgtttctctctctctctctttctccctccctttcctctttggaaataaataaataaataatctttaaaaaacaaaactgataagAGTCAGTCTGACGTGAATGCTGGCCTGGCAAGCTCTCATATAGCTGGCAGATGTATGtactaataaatttaaaacaatatgtatacattaaaaaagtaatacatgcaCAAGCCAATTGACTTACAGGTAATTGTATATGCACATAAAAATTTCTGGAAAGATATACAAGAAACAATTTACCTCTGGGGAGTGGAAATGAGTCAGCCAACTTTTACTTTGTACTTTATACCCTTCTATATGGtttgaatttttatcattatcatgttttattattcttgatccttttaatgttaaattttaatgttattttatccttattattcaattataaaatttactaaatattcataaccatatagaatatatatacatatgaaagaGGAGATGTAGTTTCACTTCCCAAAGGTAATGTCTTTTAATCATTCAATAATATCCTTCCAGACTTCATTTTACTAtgtaaatgtatacatacatacaacatATATACTGTATTAAACATTCTACTCAGCAACTTGTCTTTTTCAGAGGTAAGCCAGTATGTTTTTCTTCAACagttatttatacatacatatatatatataataacaataatgataaatatataatatatatatttctccaaTATGAACTGGGCCATTCTTTCTTAATTCCCTAATCTTGTATTGGTAGGATTAAAGtttaattctaatttttccatgcaaaacattatttctaattATAAACTATGCTCCAGTGAACATCTGTGTACTGGAATGAGACTTTGTATGATAAATTCtgagcagtagaattgctgggtaaaaggaTATGCATGTTTAGAATTTTATCAGTACTGCCAAGTAACCCTCCCTTCAAAAGGTTGTATGAatttatattctcaccaacactACATGAATGTGCCTGTTCCTTCATATCTTAagctaaatattatttaattgtgtaattataaaataactgatttaaaaaataatgcattcttTATTATGAATGaagatgagcatcttttcatgtttggTCATTATGTTCTTTAAATtgcttatttatatgttttactcttttagtggctttatctttttatttgtagGAGCTATTTACTTATTCTGCCTATTAATCCTCTCTCTACTCTGGACAacaagtatgtatatatgtatacatttgtgTCAtgtttgtgtacacacacattttaaacatgcatgtgcatgtcGTACATGTAGTGTTCAGTGCACATGAAATGCATGTGTAAGATAATATACCTGTATCTTCAGGCATTCTGAGGGATTaggtttttatgtatttaaattattgCTTTTAGAACTTGTGCCTTTTTTATAAAGGCCTCTCACAAATCACATGTGATagagcaatttatttatttatagattttatttatttatttttagacagaggggaagggagggagaaacagagggagagaaatatcaatgtgtggttgcctcttacacgccccctactggggacctggcctgcaacccaggcatgtgtgctgattgggaatcaaactggtgattctttggttcgcaggccggtgctcaatctgctgagccacaccagccatggctgataGAGTAATTTAACCTGATCTTCCAAACAGGTGATTTTCCACAATCAGTTTTTTGAGtccccaccaaaaaacaaaaacaaagcaaacaataacaacaaatgaaataacatttcattgaGGCTGTGATTTggattatattaaattatttaggCTGTTTTGGAGGACATTTACATCCTTATAGGATCAATTAATTTCATATTAGAAGATAATATATCTCTtcatttcattaaatgtttttaaatcacttaTATTGAGATATGATGGACAAACAAAAACCCCTACCCATTTAATTTATACAACTTGATGAGTTTGGAGATAAGTATACCTCCATGAAATCTCACCACTATGAGATGCCATTATCACCATCTATGACATTAGTGTGAAAGACCTATGGCAAGATAACTATTCTTGCTATAGGACTTGCACATTTTTGTAAGGCTTACTTCTAGGTGTTCTATCAGTTTTAAAATCACCTGATTTCCAAAGTGTCAAGGTAGTGCCTAAGTAAATGCACCCACTACACTTTTGGAAACAggggatggtgatgatgataggAGTTAGCAGATAGcatttactatgttccaggcattcCTCTAgggcatttacatttaattatttcatttggtCTTCACaacatttctgagaaaattattgttgttatatccattttacaaatgaggaaatagaaGCACTGAGAAGTTAAGCAAATTCCCCAAAGTTCCATAAGTAATAGGGGGCAAAGACTGGATTAGAATTCAGGATGTCTGCCTTTAGAGCCTGTGTTTCTAACTATGCTACTATTCAAAGGGTGTAAAGGAAGCTTTTTCAAGGCCTTGTTTTCAATTCTTCGGTGATTTCTCCTACTAAAAACTTTATGACAAtgcagccttggctggcgtagctcagtggactgattgcaggctgtgaaccaaagtgtctcaggttcgattccgagtcagcgtacatgcctgggttgcaggccatgacccccagcaaccgcacattggtgtttctctctctctttctccctcccttcactctctaaaaaataaataaataaaaatatttttttaaaaaaggtagccaataataaaccaaaaattaaaaaaaaaactttatgacAATGCcatctctttttaagattttataaaaaacCTCTTGGTTTAATTTCCTTCCCATCTTCTCCTTACTATACCTCTCCTAATCCCTTTTTCTGTTGGAGGCCATCTGGATTAGAATAGATGACCAAATTTACTATCAGCATTATGATCTCTCATGCCATGAGTCTATATGTAGGGAGACAAATGGAaggtatttttacatttattggaAGCATcaggttttccttcttttattacaactactatcaataaatgaattcCAATTTAAGGGAAAGCATTATCACACTTGGATAGATGTACATATACTCTGGCATTCCAACTCTTGAGCATCCAGTCTTGAGCATGGGACTGAGAGTGGTTTATAAAGCTAAGACTATATGAAATAATTATGTTGcacaccttaaactaatacaatgttattttttagttacatctcaataaaaatgggaaaatataaaaactaaagctaagaatagactttttaaaaatattttttatttaattttagagaggggaaggaagggagaaagagagggagagaaacatcagtgtgtggttgcctctcacatggcctccactggagacctggcccacaacccaggcatgtgccctgactgggaattgaactggtgaccctttggttcatagcccatgcttaatccactgagttataccagtcagggcaaaatagacattttaagaaaatctcCCATTGCAGTCTATGAGATTCCAACACTACTTAGAGTTGAAAAAGATGTAGAAAACAAAGCTGCACATCCTTTTAGGGCCATGGGGATGTTGTCACTTCTTGCAGAGTATCTCTACTGCTCTAGTTCCCTGGATGCAGTATTTTTATGGAAACAGAAAACTCtagctcttttgtttttttggacaAGTACCCCTCAGGCCCCCTTATTCTCCTTGAGAGTACTAGACTTTTCTTAGTTACAAATATCCTTTGATGTAAAGGGCATTGGTGTGATCTATAGTTGAGATTTTGTATAGCAGGTCAGGAAGTATTCTAACCCTTCAGGCCCCTACTCTAACATACAGTGGTATGGATGTTGTAGGcaaagaaatgaagtttttatattttaaagcattctgCTAGAAGTTTGACAATTCCTAAAGTATAACAAAGTATTGGGGTGACAAATTGCCATTGACGATGATTAATATAAGCAACTCTAGAGTATTTCAATGAATTGGGGGAACTGAAGTGACTTTCACAAGCTTCCATACAGCTGAACCAAGGCCTCTCTAAACTCAGAATTCTTCATtatttccacaaacatttattgaacacttactatattCCAGGCATTATGTTAGGCTCTATGGATGCAGCAGTAAAGAAAACAGACTTGGTCCCTTCTGCCCTCATGGAATTTCCAGTATACATTTTGATAAATTCTAGAAGTGCCCACAAACAATATTagtttgttgaagaagatacatatCAAGGAAAAAACTTCTATAAACAAAGGAATTCTTTGTGAATCTCCTAAGACTGGATTTTTTCAGATAacattttttctgctttctcCATTGTTTGGTCAGAATCCTGTTTCAACAGATAGATGCTGTCCTATCTCTCTATATGTGCTCTGCTAGTGTTAGTAGAGTCTCAATGCTAGCTTTCAGACCCactcttttttaaagttcattgtgTACATTTATATGATTATTAAAATGTTACAGTATATGTTCATCATGggaaatttagaaaacagaaacagaaaaattatttaaaaaattgatataatccgtattatgaaaatatatattttagtatatttctttccattttctttctgtgcATGCTATTATTTACATAGCTGTGTTGATACATGAGTTTACTCTTAACTGGGGCCCTCAAGTCTTACCTATCATCTCTCTGGATCTCTAGGTCAGAATATAAGCTTCACCAACATTGActgaatgttattttttgtttctttttttccttcttatagcTGTGCTAATGGTCTTTTCCCTGATATCTGTCACCTATGGGGCTACTCTCTGCAATATGTTGGCTATCCAGATCAAGTACGATGAATACAAGATTCGCCTTGGGCTGCTAGAAGTCCTCTGTATCACCATCTGGAGGACATTGGAGATCACTTCCCGTCTGCTGATTCTGGTGCTCTTCTCAGCCACTTTGAAATTGAAGGCTGTGCCCTTCTTATTGCTCAACTTCCTGATTATCCTCTTTGAGCCTTGGGTTAAATTTTGGAGGAGTGGTGCCCAGATGCCtaataacattgaaaaaaatttcagCCAGGTTGGCACCCTGACAGTGCTGATTTCCATTACTGTTCTCTACGCTGGCATCAACTTCTCTTGCTGGTCAGCTTTGCAGTTGAAGTTGGCAGACAGGGACCTTGTTGAAAAAGGTCAGAACTGGGGACATATGGGCCTGCACTATAGTGTGAGATTGGTGGAGAATGTGATCATGGTCCTGGTTTTTAAGTTCTTTGGAGTGAAAGTATTACTGAATTACTGTCATTCCTTGATTGCCTTGCAGCTTATTATTGCTTACCTGATTTCCATTGGCTTCATGCTCCTTTTCTTCCAATACTTGCATCCACTGCGCTCACTCTTCACCCACAACATAATGGACTACCTCCACTGTGTCTGCTGCCACCAGCACTCTCGGGGCAGGGTTGAGAACTTGGAGCCATCCTTTGATCCTGAAGAAAGGCAAAGCATTGTCTGATTCTATCTTCTGGGTATTTGGAAATGGGTTTAATGTGGCCAAGAGCAACTGTGAAATTGAAGGAGAGAATGAGGCTCAGAGGTGACTACTCACCAGGACATTTTCTTGAGTTTTCTGGTAAACCTTTCAGAAGGAAGAGCAGCCCCCAAATAGGGTTTACTTCTTTAAGATTGACTACTATGTTTGAGCACAAGGGTAGCTACCACATATCCAGGAGGGTCAGAGATGCAATTTACACTTCCCACATAGGTCAGCTCTCTCGCCTCCCTACAGAATACCTTACCTCCATGCCCCTCAGGCTCCCTATGACCTTCTAGCTCTGTTCATTTGCTTAAGGTACATTATCGAGCTTTCCATGAGCTGAGCTGAAGGCCCAGAATCCAACCAGAATATATCCTGACTGATCAGAGGATGTAACCACTTACCACTTATGGATACCCCTCAGGAAACAATCTAACCAATGTGGGGCCTGCAACTGTAAGTGTAGCTGGGGTCTTTAATTCCAATGGGAATCTctggttaaaaagaaaaccccaacTGTTAAAAGAGCTTCTCCCCAAACAAGTTAGCTCTTCATTAGGATTTTACTAATGACCATTTATCAAGGACCACTCCTTTCAGTGGCCCATTGTAGGCATATTCTGAGGAGGCAGTGCAGAGTAGGATTCCTTCAGTGCATATACCAGAATGATTGTTTTTCTCAGGGTCCTGCATGGGCCTACAGCTTGTACAGTGGGGTAATTGAGTAAAACCTCTCATTTTGTGCCTCATTACAAGGGATTCTCTCCAACCCTGCTTTTCTGTGCTTTTGGCATTTTACTACTTGATAGGAACCTTAGGAAAGCtgaattgtaattaaaatgcttctaatgtgtggagaaataaagattttattatgtCTTCTACTGTCGAgtattttgctgctttttttttttaagggagagagaaggtAATAATAGCTGGATATCACCTTCATGTTGTTTGGGGTTGGGATGGAGGCTGACACTCCAAGGTAGAGtagaggcagaggagggaaaccAGATCACAGTAAATCATCTGACACAGGATCTTATTTTCTAATTAAGTGCATATGTTTATCATTCTCATATCCCCAGTGGATGAATGCAGGTCTCCTTTTCTCATGTATCTCAATGTTTACACTTCAAATCATTTGGGTCTTTTGATGGGGATGTCACTTGGATGCCTCTAAGTTAACAAAAGAATTGAGGTTACTATAACCACTGCCTACTGGCATCAAGAATCCTGGCATTTACCTAACTTATGCTTGCCCCTCACAGATTAGGTAGGTGAGAAGAATTCATTAgcagcatgtattttttttttaatttttaaagataaaaagagggagagaaacatcaatatgtggttgcttcttaagcaccccctaccagggacctggcctgcaacccaaacatgtgctatgactaggaatagaaccagcagcctttggttcacagtcacaagctcaatccactgtgctacatcagccagggccattagTAGCgtgttttaaaacatgcaatatctgactatttagtacCACAATTGCTGTAGGAATTGTGAATAGTCCAAACTAAGATCTCATTCCCATCCAATTTTACTCTTGGAATCATGCTAAGAATTTATCTTCAGCCATTTCCCTTCCTCTTATTCAGTGTCAGGACATGTAACAGGAACTCCCCCTTCTATGTAGGCAGCAGGGTTGTTATTTTCTGGCATATCTAGTATGGTTTTTGCCATCTTCAACCATTGTTGGGGGCTAAAAGGATTGGATAGTACTTAATTTGGGGGAGACTGAAGAGACTTATT belongs to Phyllostomus discolor isolate MPI-MPIP mPhyDis1 chromosome X, mPhyDis1.pri.v3, whole genome shotgun sequence and includes:
- the XKRX gene encoding XK-related protein 2 isoform X2, which translates into the protein MHLILLGPVIRCLEAMIKYLTLWKKEGQEEPYVSLTRKKMLINGEEVMIEWEVGHSIRTLAMHRNAYKRMSQIQAFLGSVPQLTYQLYVTLISAEVPLGRAVLMVFSLISVTYGATLCNMLAIQIKYDEYKIRLGLLEVLCITIWRTLEITSRLLILVLFSATLKLKAVPFLLLNFLIILFEPWVKFWRSGAQMPNNIEKNFSQVGTLTVLISITVLYAGINFSCWSALQLKLADRDLVEKGQNWGHMGLHYSVRLVENVIMVLVFKFFGVKVLLNYCHSLIALQLIIAYLISIGFMLLFFQYLHPLRSLFTHNIMDYLHCVCCHQHSRGRVENLEPSFDPEERQSIV
- the XKRX gene encoding XK-related protein 2 isoform X1, coding for MDRVYEIPEEPSVDPISSLEEDVIRGGNPRFTFPFGIIFSTFLYCGEAASALYMVRFYRKNSETYWMAYTFSFFMFSSIMVQLTLIFVHRDLAKDKPLSLFMHLILLGPVIRCLEAMIKYLTLWKKEGQEEPYVSLTRKKMLINGEEVMIEWEVGHSIRTLAMHRNAYKRMSQIQAFLGSVPQLTYQLYVTLISAEVPLGRAVLMVFSLISVTYGATLCNMLAIQIKYDEYKIRLGLLEVLCITIWRTLEITSRLLILVLFSATLKLKAVPFLLLNFLIILFEPWVKFWRSGAQMPNNIEKNFSQVGTLTVLISITVLYAGINFSCWSALQLKLADRDLVEKGQNWGHMGLHYSVRLVENVIMVLVFKFFGVKVLLNYCHSLIALQLIIAYLISIGFMLLFFQYLHPLRSLFTHNIMDYLHCVCCHQHSRGRVENLEPSFDPEERQSIV